The following proteins are co-located in the Pyrobaculum calidifontis JCM 11548 genome:
- a CDS encoding DHH family phosphoesterase produces MLETLRELLAGARRAAVVTHRRADADALACAEVLKLVLERLGVEVVAVVCPEGSLLGGCSEDLPRDVDVYVLADVASLSQVPPLPGRAIRVDHHYAGDDVPGVVVNRPSCTEVALTLAEEAGVEIPPDVAKLAVLGIYADTGGLKRADAGTLRALSKLLERLGAPLGDIVKEGGEAWNTSKTMAFLKGFRRLEVYSSSVGLICATHVGAYESDVASLLVSVGCRVAVVASRKEDGVHVVFRSRDFDVASIARRIGQGGGHREAAVAVLKRRVSKSELPSILRAVVKEIAPDAKLVE; encoded by the coding sequence ATGTTGGAAACGCTGAGGGAGTTGCTGGCCGGGGCTAGGAGGGCCGCCGTTGTGACACATAGGAGAGCTGACGCAGACGCCTTGGCGTGCGCCGAGGTGCTAAAGCTGGTCTTGGAGAGGCTGGGCGTGGAGGTAGTTGCCGTGGTTTGCCCAGAGGGATCTCTCCTCGGCGGATGCTCCGAGGATTTGCCCAGAGACGTGGACGTGTATGTGCTCGCCGACGTGGCCTCCCTAAGCCAAGTGCCGCCCCTCCCCGGGAGAGCCATTAGAGTAGACCACCACTACGCGGGAGACGACGTCCCCGGCGTCGTTGTAAATAGGCCGAGTTGTACCGAGGTTGCGCTGACCTTGGCGGAGGAAGCCGGCGTAGAGATTCCGCCAGATGTGGCAAAGTTGGCCGTGCTCGGAATTTATGCTGACACAGGCGGGCTGAAGAGGGCTGACGCGGGGACTCTCCGCGCCTTGTCTAAGCTCCTTGAAAGACTCGGCGCACCTCTCGGCGACATTGTAAAAGAGGGGGGCGAGGCGTGGAACACGTCTAAGACCATGGCGTTTTTAAAGGGGTTTCGACGTCTTGAGGTCTACAGCTCGTCGGTTGGCCTCATCTGCGCAACTCACGTGGGCGCCTATGAGTCCGACGTGGCGTCGCTACTCGTGTCAGTGGGCTGTAGAGTGGCCGTGGTGGCATCCAGGAAGGAAGACGGCGTCCACGTCGTCTTTAGGTCGAGGGACTTCGACGTCGCCTCTATAGCGAGGCGGATTGGGCAAGGCGGGGGACACAGAGAGGCCGCCGTGGCTGTGTTAAAGCGGAGAGTCTCCAAGTCTGAGCTCCCCTCAATCCTAAGAGCTGTGGTTAAGGAGATAGCTCCAGACGCCAAGCTAGTCGAGTAG
- a CDS encoding prefoldin subunit beta, producing MAQVPPSLQDLANRYNQAQAQLQSVLLRKQQYEAELREVDKAISEIEKLPQDAKIFKSVGNFLVQQSRDAALQELKDRKELLELHVKTLAKQESMLREQLEKLKEELNKELAKLRGGQEAAKGGG from the coding sequence ATGGCTCAAGTACCACCCTCGTTGCAAGACCTTGCCAATCGCTACAATCAAGCCCAAGCCCAGCTTCAGAGCGTACTGCTGAGAAAGCAGCAGTACGAGGCAGAGCTGAGGGAAGTGGACAAGGCCATAAGCGAAATTGAGAAATTGCCGCAAGACGCCAAGATTTTCAAGAGCGTCGGCAACTTCCTCGTCCAACAGAGCAGAGACGCGGCGCTTCAGGAGCTGAAGGATAGGAAGGAGTTGCTCGAACTGCACGTGAAGACGTTGGCCAAGCAGGAGTCGATGCTCAGAGAACAGTTAGAGAAATTGAAGGAGGAGTTGAACAAGGAGCTGGCAAAGCTCAGAGGCGGCCAGGAGGCGGCTAAGGGCGGCGGGTAG
- the rrp42 gene encoding exosome complex protein Rrp42: MASISPYGKRFISYLRREQIRRLIASKARIDGREVDQVRPVEVKTGVVKTADGSAEVKLGKTHVVAGVKIGLGQPFPDAPDEGVLVVNAEVLPHASPYTEVGPPDEFAIELARVVDRGLRHCGYVDFKKLSVEGGKAYVLWVDLYVINDDGNLVDAANLAAVAALKNAALPAVVKDETGAVKLDRNSRTPMPLDLEKAPIAVSVGKIANVLFLDPIFEEELSLDGRITYTFAQERIVAIQKTLGSFTQQELEAALDLAWRGRESYLASLKEVLQ, from the coding sequence ATGGCATCGATATCTCCGTACGGAAAACGCTTTATCTCCTACCTAAGGCGGGAACAGATAAGAAGACTCATTGCGTCGAAGGCCAGGATAGACGGCAGAGAAGTAGACCAAGTGAGGCCCGTCGAGGTGAAGACCGGAGTCGTAAAAACCGCCGATGGGTCCGCAGAGGTAAAACTCGGCAAGACGCACGTGGTGGCAGGCGTCAAAATAGGCCTCGGCCAGCCGTTCCCCGATGCGCCAGACGAAGGCGTGCTGGTAGTAAACGCAGAAGTTCTCCCCCATGCTTCGCCTTACACAGAGGTGGGGCCGCCCGACGAATTCGCCATAGAACTCGCCAGAGTAGTAGACCGCGGCCTTAGACACTGCGGCTACGTCGACTTTAAGAAGCTATCCGTGGAGGGGGGAAAGGCCTACGTGCTATGGGTAGACCTCTACGTCATCAACGACGACGGCAACCTCGTCGACGCCGCCAACCTAGCCGCGGTGGCCGCGTTAAAGAACGCCGCCCTCCCCGCCGTGGTAAAAGACGAGACAGGCGCCGTGAAGCTAGACCGGAACAGCAGAACCCCCATGCCGCTGGACTTAGAAAAGGCGCCGATAGCGGTGTCCGTAGGAAAAATAGCAAACGTACTATTTCTAGACCCCATATTCGAGGAAGAGCTATCTCTAGACGGCCGCATCACCTACACCTTCGCCCAGGAGAGAATAGTCGCCATACAAAAGACCCTAGGCTCATTTACACAACAAGAGCTTGAAGCCGCCCTAGACCTAGCCTGGAGAGGCAGAGAAAGCTACTTGGCGTCGCTCAAGGAGGTGCTACAATAG
- the rrp41 gene encoding exosome complex exonuclease Rrp41, producing MKKPPVPLLQNGLRADGRAPDQMREVQIQVGTVSNADGSAVVSYGATTAVAAVYGPREMHPRHLSLPDRGVMRVRYHMAPFSTKDERKSPTPSRREIEISKVLREALEPAVMLEQYPRSRIDVFIEILQADGSTRVASLTAASLALADAGIYMRDLVVGVSVGLVDGTVVLDLNGLEDNYGEGDMPVGYMPNLRRFTLLQLDGAWTREKFLEALGLAVKGAEYVYQVAREALKNKYMAIAEEIYGR from the coding sequence ATGAAGAAGCCCCCAGTGCCTTTACTCCAAAACGGGCTCCGCGCCGACGGCAGAGCGCCTGACCAAATGAGGGAGGTCCAGATACAGGTTGGCACAGTTTCAAACGCCGACGGATCAGCCGTGGTGTCCTACGGCGCCACCACGGCGGTTGCGGCCGTGTATGGGCCGAGGGAGATGCACCCGCGACACTTATCTCTCCCAGACCGCGGAGTCATGAGAGTGCGCTACCACATGGCGCCATTTAGCACAAAGGACGAGAGAAAGAGCCCAACGCCCTCGCGGCGCGAGATAGAGATCTCCAAGGTTTTAAGAGAGGCGCTAGAGCCAGCCGTCATGTTGGAGCAGTACCCCCGCTCCAGAATCGACGTGTTCATCGAAATTCTACAAGCAGATGGGTCAACCCGAGTGGCCTCCCTCACCGCGGCCTCACTGGCGTTGGCAGACGCGGGGATATACATGAGAGACCTAGTGGTGGGCGTCTCAGTGGGTCTCGTCGACGGCACAGTGGTGCTCGACTTAAACGGCCTCGAGGACAACTACGGCGAGGGCGACATGCCAGTGGGCTACATGCCGAACTTAAGGCGGTTCACGTTGCTCCAGCTAGACGGGGCGTGGACTCGGGAGAAGTTCCTAGAGGCACTCGGCTTGGCGGTGAAAGGCGCGGAGTACGTCTACCAAGTGGCAAGAGAGGCGCTTAAAAACAAGTACATGGCCATAGCGGAGGAGATATACGGGAGATAA
- the rrp4 gene encoding exosome complex RNA-binding protein Rrp4, with amino-acid sequence MYYVTPRQLIFPGDLVATADSRVEGPVYVDNGKIRSAVVGLVEFREDVVVIVPLDGVYKPKKGDLVIGYVTDVLATGWEVDVRTFMPAYLPVSEALHKHVDLETTPLTTFLNIGDVIVAKVKDVDLTDEYPVVLTLKEERVGKVESGTVVEIAPVKVPRVVGKKGSMLAVLAEVGCDIVVGQNGRIWVKCKSPRDEVFLTSLIKKIEAESHVMGLTDRVKAEVENYKKMRQQAQA; translated from the coding sequence ATGTACTACGTAACCCCCCGCCAGTTGATCTTCCCAGGGGACCTAGTGGCCACGGCAGATAGCAGAGTGGAGGGGCCTGTATATGTGGACAATGGAAAGATTAGAAGCGCCGTGGTGGGCCTCGTGGAGTTCAGAGAAGACGTCGTTGTGATAGTCCCGCTAGATGGAGTCTACAAGCCCAAAAAAGGCGACTTAGTAATCGGCTACGTAACAGACGTATTAGCCACGGGCTGGGAGGTGGACGTCCGAACCTTTATGCCGGCCTACCTCCCAGTAAGCGAGGCTCTCCACAAACACGTGGACTTAGAAACTACGCCTCTCACAACCTTCTTAAACATCGGAGACGTAATTGTGGCCAAGGTAAAAGACGTCGATTTAACAGACGAGTACCCCGTGGTGTTGACTCTAAAAGAGGAGAGAGTGGGCAAAGTGGAAAGCGGCACAGTGGTGGAGATAGCCCCGGTGAAAGTGCCCCGCGTCGTCGGGAAAAAGGGCAGCATGTTGGCGGTGCTTGCCGAGGTGGGGTGCGACATAGTGGTAGGCCAAAACGGGCGCATCTGGGTCAAGTGCAAAAGCCCAAGAGACGAGGTATTTTTAACAAGTCTCATAAAGAAGATAGAGGCAGAAAGCCACGTCATGGGGCTAACTGACAGAGTAAAGGCGGAGGTGGAAAATTATAAGAAGATGAGACAACAAGCGCAGGCATGA
- a CDS encoding ribosome assembly factor SBDS has product MTKKVAVAKLDRQGEHFEILIDPDAALELKMGKPLGIDKVLIHEEVYKDAKKGLRASEQALKKVFGTTDVRKIAEIIIKEGEIPLTAEQRRRLIEDKRRQIVEWISRNCIDVRTKTPVPPQRVENALEQARVSIDPFKPAEEQVQEILKELQRILPIKVATARMSLSVSSTYAQKVKGLVAKMAKIVNERYKSDGSWEAVVELPAGLQDVLISKVNDVTHGDVDIKILEIVY; this is encoded by the coding sequence ATGACAAAGAAAGTGGCCGTGGCCAAGCTGGACAGGCAGGGAGAGCACTTTGAAATCCTCATAGACCCCGACGCGGCTCTGGAGCTGAAAATGGGGAAGCCCCTGGGGATAGACAAAGTCCTCATACACGAGGAGGTGTACAAGGACGCGAAGAAGGGCCTACGCGCCTCTGAACAAGCCTTGAAGAAGGTGTTTGGAACTACCGACGTGAGGAAGATAGCGGAGATAATCATAAAGGAGGGGGAAATCCCCCTCACGGCTGAGCAGAGGAGGCGGCTTATTGAGGACAAGAGGCGCCAGATAGTGGAGTGGATCTCCCGCAACTGTATAGACGTTAGGACAAAGACGCCAGTTCCTCCCCAGAGGGTGGAAAACGCATTAGAACAGGCGCGGGTGTCCATAGACCCCTTTAAGCCTGCCGAGGAGCAGGTGCAGGAGATACTGAAGGAGCTACAGAGAATTTTGCCCATAAAGGTGGCCACGGCGCGCATGTCTCTTTCGGTGTCGTCTACCTACGCCCAGAAGGTGAAAGGCCTAGTGGCCAAGATGGCGAAAATTGTAAACGAGCGCTACAAGTCAGACGGGTCTTGGGAAGCCGTGGTGGAGCTACCGGCGGGGTTGCAAGACGTGTTGATATCTAAGGTAAACGACGTGACTCACGGCGACGTTGACATCAAAATACTTGAAATAGTGTACTAA
- the psmA gene encoding archaeal proteasome endopeptidase complex subunit alpha produces the protein MFPPAMAGYDRAITIFSPEGKIYQVEYAGEAVKRGWPTVGVKCKGGVVLAAEKRKISALFDPTSLEKIYLVDEHVAISPSGLLADARILIDYARDVALSHRFIYDEPIDVEYLTKAVCNLKQQYTQFGGARPFGVALLIAGIDGRGARLFQTDPSGVYIGYYATAIGADSSTIMEFLEKNYKHDLDIGGCVELAVRALATAVEISDGTNVEVAYATVEEKRVKKMTPEEVTELINKLGLKKA, from the coding sequence ATGTTTCCGCCAGCCATGGCAGGCTATGATAGGGCAATAACGATATTCTCACCTGAGGGCAAGATATACCAAGTGGAATACGCCGGCGAGGCAGTGAAGCGGGGGTGGCCCACCGTGGGCGTCAAGTGCAAAGGCGGCGTGGTGTTGGCGGCAGAGAAGAGGAAGATCTCAGCCTTGTTCGACCCCACGTCGCTTGAGAAAATATACCTAGTGGACGAGCATGTGGCAATATCGCCGTCTGGGCTTCTGGCAGACGCAAGAATATTGATAGACTACGCAAGAGATGTGGCGCTGAGCCACAGATTTATCTACGACGAGCCCATAGACGTCGAGTATTTGACGAAGGCGGTGTGTAACCTTAAGCAACAATATACACAGTTCGGCGGCGCGAGGCCGTTTGGAGTGGCTCTGCTAATAGCGGGCATCGACGGGCGGGGCGCACGCCTATTTCAAACAGACCCATCTGGCGTATATATCGGCTACTACGCCACGGCAATAGGCGCCGATTCTAGCACAATAATGGAGTTTCTAGAGAAGAACTACAAACACGACTTAGACATCGGCGGCTGTGTAGAGCTCGCAGTTAGGGCTCTGGCCACCGCAGTGGAGATAAGCGACGGCACAAACGTGGAAGTGGCTTACGCCACAGTGGAGGAGAAGAGAGTAAAGAAGATGACGCCGGAGGAGGTGACCGAATTAATAAACAAGCTCGGCCTTAAGAAGGCCTAG
- a CDS encoding RNA-binding domain-containing protein, whose translation MNCPISLLYARAYVHATESMESVLKALESVARGRPVVKSVQGHHGNPIHIVEVKLEDCEALDALKSLLSRLDDVEFQLLLSGIDEGRLYAKFDKQRAYRGVLRVSHGDDVIHLEVRARTLLVPDLRQFLESLRAQEKR comes from the coding sequence GTGAACTGCCCCATTTCGCTTCTCTACGCTAGGGCCTATGTACACGCCACCGAGAGCATGGAAAGCGTGTTAAAAGCACTGGAGTCTGTGGCACGCGGCAGGCCAGTCGTCAAAAGCGTACAGGGGCACCACGGCAACCCGATACACATAGTTGAGGTGAAGTTGGAAGACTGCGAGGCGTTAGACGCCTTGAAGTCTCTGCTGTCTAGGCTAGACGACGTCGAGTTTCAACTCCTGCTCTCAGGCATCGACGAGGGGAGACTCTACGCCAAGTTTGACAAACAGCGCGCCTATAGGGGCGTCTTAAGAGTGTCGCACGGCGACGATGTAATTCACCTAGAGGTAAGGGCGAGGACCCTCCTTGTGCCCGACTTGAGGCAGTTCTTAGAATCTCTGAGGGCTCAGGAGAAGCGTTAA
- a CDS encoding thiamine-phosphate synthase family protein has translation MLPIEFIVEVFVTPLKGVLAHELAERGFSQSRIGQLLGISQPAVSAYLKTPRAQYEEKLMRVVDRRQLQSLVRSAAALAESSPAEEVLRYIDNYALSLLSSLRLCHLHRSMYPLSPTCDICKDISVHTEAVKRVETALAILQNCGNCHKLVPKVLMNIVELGPEGSVGFPGRIFVEGTRLVARERPRPGASRFLGRLVEEINAIHGEVRAAANIAYVAKDCVAKTMAVAEVGPSNSEDEIVENIKAAFKSGIYDVVYDTGGRGIEPNAYVFGTDAVDVASKILEVAKCLS, from the coding sequence GTGCTACCCATCGAGTTCATAGTAGAGGTATTTGTCACACCGCTGAAGGGAGTGCTAGCCCACGAATTAGCCGAGAGAGGCTTCTCCCAGAGCCGAATTGGCCAACTACTAGGAATCTCTCAGCCCGCCGTTAGCGCGTATCTAAAGACGCCGAGGGCGCAGTACGAGGAGAAGCTCATGCGAGTCGTAGACAGGCGCCAGCTCCAAAGCCTTGTCAGATCGGCGGCGGCGTTGGCCGAGTCCTCCCCCGCCGAGGAGGTCCTCCGCTATATAGACAACTACGCCCTGTCGCTTCTCTCATCGCTACGCCTATGCCACCTCCACAGATCTATGTACCCACTCTCCCCGACCTGCGACATTTGTAAAGACATAAGCGTGCACACAGAAGCCGTCAAGCGGGTGGAGACCGCCTTGGCAATACTGCAAAACTGCGGCAACTGCCACAAACTGGTGCCTAAGGTCTTGATGAACATAGTGGAGCTCGGCCCAGAGGGAAGCGTAGGATTTCCAGGCAGGATATTCGTAGAGGGGACACGCCTAGTGGCCAGAGAGAGGCCTCGACCCGGCGCATCGCGGTTTTTAGGCCGGCTTGTGGAAGAAATCAACGCAATACATGGCGAAGTGAGGGCGGCGGCAAATATCGCATATGTGGCCAAAGACTGCGTCGCAAAGACGATGGCCGTCGCCGAGGTGGGGCCCAGCAACAGCGAGGACGAAATCGTAGAGAACATCAAAGCGGCGTTTAAAAGTGGAATATACGACGTGGTATACGACACAGGCGGCAGAGGCATTGAACCCAACGCATACGTCTTTGGCACAGACGCGGTGGACGTTGCGAGCAAGATACTAGAAGTTGCCAAGTGTCTTAGCTAA
- a CDS encoding DNA topoisomerase VI subunit B codes for MYTYEALPVAEWFRRNKELAGFHNPTRALYQTIRELTENSLDATETYGILPTVYLRVKIEDEQKSWVSVYAEDNGIGIPGDEIPNVFGRVFYSSKYRIKQHRGVFGLGLKMVVLYAQSTTNKPVYVRSATVKSDKIYEYQIMIDTNKNSPIILDRREYPNRQKWHGTAVKVYLEGNWLGAKKRIEEYIKRTAIIAPYAEIVFKGPDLELWLKRRTTKLPPAPKEGLPHPKSVDVDTLKQMIQASRGMTLLEFLTENFDAVGEGTAKAFLEWAGFNPNAKVAGLTPEELVRLVEKMKQYEGWRRPRADWLSPVGAELLEIGAKAILGAEAVFAVTRRPESYGGHPFIVEAAVAWGGQIPPSDKPILLRYANKIPLLYDEGADVARKVVDEFHWDNYKVKFPAPLAVIIHVCSTKIPYASAGKEAIAEVPEIEKEMRLALRDAAKKLRLYLSRKEREQELLNKYISLAKYVDEVAHNFSIITGVDKGRLVDSLYKLIEKKLGVTVEDVIKHATAVTAQAEELAAPQ; via the coding sequence CTGTACACCTATGAGGCACTACCTGTAGCTGAGTGGTTTAGGCGTAACAAAGAGCTGGCAGGCTTTCACAACCCGACTAGGGCGCTCTATCAGACTATCAGAGAGCTTACTGAGAACTCGCTAGACGCCACCGAGACCTACGGCATACTTCCAACGGTGTATCTGCGGGTGAAGATTGAGGATGAGCAGAAGAGCTGGGTGTCCGTCTACGCCGAGGATAACGGGATAGGCATACCTGGGGATGAGATTCCAAACGTCTTCGGCCGCGTCTTCTACAGTAGCAAGTATAGGATTAAGCAACATAGGGGCGTGTTTGGGCTTGGCCTTAAGATGGTGGTGTTGTATGCCCAAAGCACTACGAATAAGCCTGTCTATGTCAGATCGGCTACGGTGAAGTCTGATAAGATATACGAGTATCAGATAATGATAGACACGAATAAGAATAGTCCAATAATCCTGGATAGGAGGGAGTATCCGAATAGGCAGAAGTGGCACGGAACTGCGGTTAAGGTGTACCTCGAGGGCAATTGGCTGGGGGCGAAGAAGAGGATTGAGGAGTACATTAAGAGGACGGCCATAATTGCCCCCTACGCGGAGATAGTGTTCAAGGGGCCTGACTTAGAGCTTTGGCTTAAGAGGAGAACGACGAAGCTTCCCCCGGCCCCCAAGGAGGGCCTTCCCCATCCGAAAAGCGTCGATGTGGATACCTTGAAGCAGATGATTCAAGCCAGCAGGGGGATGACCCTCCTTGAGTTTCTAACGGAGAACTTCGACGCCGTGGGGGAGGGCACTGCAAAAGCCTTCTTGGAGTGGGCTGGGTTTAACCCAAACGCGAAGGTGGCTGGGCTGACGCCGGAGGAGCTCGTGAGACTTGTGGAAAAGATGAAGCAGTACGAGGGCTGGAGGAGGCCTCGCGCAGATTGGCTGTCTCCCGTGGGCGCAGAGCTGTTGGAGATAGGCGCCAAGGCGATCTTAGGCGCAGAGGCCGTCTTCGCGGTTACTAGGAGGCCTGAGTCCTACGGCGGCCACCCCTTCATTGTCGAGGCGGCGGTTGCTTGGGGCGGCCAAATACCGCCTTCGGATAAGCCGATCTTGTTGAGGTATGCCAACAAGATTCCCCTCCTCTACGACGAAGGCGCAGACGTGGCTAGGAAAGTGGTGGACGAATTCCACTGGGATAATTACAAGGTTAAATTCCCGGCGCCTCTCGCAGTTATAATACACGTTTGTTCTACAAAGATTCCATACGCCTCGGCTGGTAAGGAGGCAATTGCGGAGGTCCCGGAGATTGAGAAAGAGATGCGTCTAGCGCTGAGGGACGCCGCAAAGAAGCTTAGGTTGTACTTGTCGAGGAAGGAGAGGGAGCAGGAGCTCTTAAACAAATACATCTCGCTCGCCAAGTACGTGGACGAGGTGGCGCACAATTTCTCCATTATAACGGGCGTAGATAAGGGGCGCCTCGTCGACAGTTTGTATAAGCTGATCGAGAAGAAGCTTGGCGTGACGGTAGAGGACGTGATTAAGCACGCCACTGCTGTGACTGCTCAAGCGGAGGAGTTGGCCGCCCCACAGTAG
- a CDS encoding DNA topoisomerase IV subunit A produces the protein MGDRSQFLKRLESWGAELAKAVLELKEPVMEIPARTLSNTIWDEKAKILRLGNEKIHRRFLDLKEARRFMQTVLMLRLIVEAIREDVYPTIRDLYYNGKHTIVYKDPLGRTHRENTWDEQDESNAVIEDIEVATNVLREEMGVSADVKGKIVGPIIVRSQGYELDASKFGETALSLPVNVDALEIVKVEAAYVLVVEKDAIFQRLVREKFWSQENCILVTAKGMPDRATRRFIRRLNEEYKLPVYVLTDGDPYGWYIYSVYKSGSIKLSYESERLATPEAKFLGLTATDIDAYKISDNYVIAANDRDVKRAQELLRYPWFQKPEWTKEINLFLKKKKKVEIEALSTHGLKFLHDYLRDKIRGGKFID, from the coding sequence GTGGGCGATAGGTCGCAGTTCTTAAAGCGGCTTGAGAGCTGGGGAGCTGAGTTGGCTAAAGCCGTGCTTGAGCTGAAGGAGCCCGTCATGGAGATTCCGGCGAGGACTTTGAGCAACACTATCTGGGACGAGAAGGCGAAGATTTTGAGGCTGGGCAACGAGAAGATACACAGGCGGTTTCTAGACTTGAAAGAGGCGAGGCGCTTTATGCAGACTGTGCTCATGTTGCGCCTAATAGTTGAGGCCATTAGGGAGGACGTGTATCCCACGATAAGAGACTTGTACTACAACGGCAAGCACACGATAGTATACAAGGACCCGTTGGGGAGGACTCATAGGGAGAATACGTGGGATGAGCAGGACGAGTCTAACGCGGTGATTGAGGACATCGAAGTCGCGACTAATGTGTTGAGAGAGGAGATGGGGGTCTCGGCGGATGTTAAGGGGAAGATCGTAGGGCCTATCATAGTTAGGTCTCAGGGCTATGAGCTTGATGCAAGCAAATTTGGCGAAACAGCGCTGAGCCTCCCAGTGAACGTCGACGCGTTAGAGATTGTAAAAGTGGAGGCCGCCTACGTACTCGTCGTGGAGAAAGACGCAATTTTCCAGCGCCTGGTGAGAGAAAAGTTTTGGAGCCAGGAGAACTGCATCTTGGTAACTGCCAAGGGCATGCCCGACAGGGCGACGAGGCGCTTCATAAGGCGCCTCAACGAGGAGTACAAGCTTCCCGTCTACGTATTGACAGACGGCGACCCCTATGGGTGGTATATATACTCTGTGTATAAGTCGGGCTCTATTAAGCTGAGCTACGAAAGTGAGCGCTTGGCAACTCCCGAGGCTAAGTTCTTGGGCTTGACTGCCACAGACATTGACGCTTACAAAATATCCGATAACTATGTAATAGCGGCTAATGACCGCGACGTAAAAAGGGCGCAGGAGCTTCTACGCTATCCCTGGTTCCAGAAGCCGGAGTGGACTAAGGAGATAAACCTATTCCTGAAAAAGAAAAAGAAGGTGGAGATAGAGGCTCTCTCTACGCATGGCCTCAAGTTTCTCCACGACTATTTACGCGACAAGATAAGAGGGGGCAAATTCATCGATTAG
- a CDS encoding phosphate signaling complex PhoU family protein, whose amino-acid sequence MRGEVRKVQLTGGATLIVSLPKEWAKRISLSPGDEVLVVTQPDDTLVIIPRKLGRRAGVAAELAINRPTSVEEIERIFMALYIGGAETIVIKFSQEAMGLRKQIKDFIRRRVVDMEIVEEASDRLIVQSMISATELAVVDVAAKMLRLVGNMLKDLMAGLERDDVNMLRDIIERDDEVDRLYWLMERQLKRAAMSRHVMLELKVDDPRDLVEYVIIAKSIERMADHVCRIAYVSQEEKVNTRIIMPLLKTVSDFLAQVENSILGDTPPQRIAELQSEILGWSQKVRREETPPDPATSIAKESAVRIGEYVADIFESLGRIRLKDRAIVIGEVVHKPQ is encoded by the coding sequence ATGCGAGGCGAGGTTCGGAAGGTCCAGTTAACTGGCGGGGCTACCCTCATTGTTAGTCTTCCTAAGGAGTGGGCAAAACGCATCTCGCTATCGCCTGGGGATGAGGTGCTCGTGGTCACGCAGCCAGACGACACGCTGGTGATCATCCCTAGAAAGCTGGGGAGACGCGCGGGCGTGGCGGCCGAGCTTGCTATAAATAGGCCGACTTCTGTGGAGGAGATTGAGAGAATATTTATGGCGCTCTACATAGGGGGTGCCGAGACTATTGTGATTAAGTTCTCTCAAGAGGCGATGGGGTTGCGTAAGCAGATTAAGGACTTCATTAGGAGGAGGGTTGTAGATATGGAGATTGTGGAAGAAGCCAGCGATAGGCTCATCGTCCAGTCTATGATCTCCGCCACAGAGCTTGCAGTGGTGGATGTCGCAGCTAAGATGCTCAGGCTCGTGGGCAACATGTTGAAGGATTTAATGGCAGGGCTTGAGAGAGATGATGTAAACATGCTTAGGGACATCATTGAGAGGGACGATGAAGTGGATAGGCTGTACTGGCTTATGGAGCGCCAGCTTAAACGCGCCGCCATGTCGCGCCACGTAATGCTGGAGCTGAAGGTGGACGACCCACGGGACTTGGTTGAGTACGTAATAATCGCAAAGTCGATAGAGAGGATGGCGGACCACGTCTGTAGAATTGCCTACGTTAGCCAGGAGGAGAAGGTGAACACGCGGATAATAATGCCGCTGCTCAAGACTGTGTCCGACTTTCTCGCGCAAGTGGAGAACTCCATACTCGGAGACACTCCTCCGCAGAGAATCGCGGAACTGCAGAGCGAGATACTTGGGTGGAGTCAAAAGGTGAGGCGGGAGGAGACGCCGCCTGATCCGGCCACATCTATTGCCAAAGAAAGCGCTGTTAGAATAGGCGAGTATGTAGCCGACATTTTTGAATCTCTGGGAAGAATACGTCTCAAAGATAGGGCAATAGTCATCGGCGAGGTTGTCCACAAGCCGCAGTAA
- a CDS encoding class I SAM-dependent methyltransferase — protein MIYKPAEDTELALRAIEALEGDVCVDVGSGSCIIARKLATRCRWTLAIDIEPQACKTCPKEVDVICGSGPTSLRRADVVVSNLPYLPPEEPLDPSIHDLGLTQQVLRWISMYRPRTVVLVFSSLGRATHITEALNAMCTIVRVEKLHLFFESIYAVTAACGQPRR, from the coding sequence ATGATTTACAAACCTGCTGAAGACACAGAGCTGGCTCTAAGGGCCATAGAGGCGCTGGAGGGGGACGTCTGTGTAGACGTGGGCTCGGGCTCTTGTATAATTGCGAGAAAATTGGCGACTAGGTGCCGCTGGACACTCGCAATAGATATAGAACCTCAAGCCTGTAAGACCTGCCCAAAAGAGGTTGACGTAATCTGCGGCAGTGGACCAACCTCCCTGAGGAGGGCTGACGTGGTGGTGTCAAATCTGCCATATCTGCCCCCCGAGGAGCCGCTTGACCCGTCAATACACGACCTTGGATTAACGCAACAAGTTTTACGATGGATATCCATGTATAGGCCGAGGACTGTGGTACTAGTCTTCAGCTCCCTGGGCAGGGCGACCCACATCACAGAGGCGCTTAACGCCATGTGCACTATAGTTAGAGTAGAGAAGTTACACCTCTTTTTTGAATCTATTTACGCAGTTACTGCGGCTTGTGGACAACCTCGCCGATGA